The Leptospira johnsonii genome window below encodes:
- a CDS encoding FeoA family protein, with translation MKSKLFELEEGESGKITGIKNESGKTGLVRNLLDMGFLPGTKITVVRKFQDQDKMIVKLGLVRLAIRKLEADLLELN, from the coding sequence ATGAAATCCAAACTTTTCGAATTGGAAGAGGGAGAATCCGGAAAAATTACCGGAATTAAAAACGAATCCGGAAAAACGGGACTGGTCCGTAACCTTTTAGATATGGGTTTTCTTCCGGGAACAAAGATCACCGTGGTCCGAAAATTCCAGGACCAGGACAAGATGATCGTAAAATTAGGCCTTGTTCGATTGGCCATTCGAAAATTAGAAGCGGATCTTCTGGAATTGAACTAG
- the feoB gene encoding ferrous iron transport protein B, producing the protein MKLLNTEIQTLETKTEKFRVLLTGNPNCGKSTLFNRLTGLRQKTGNYHGVTVEKAEGTIHTEDRTVHIVDLPGAYSLGGESEDKQVTTRILLSKGTEDKLIFVLDAVAIERGLQFLLQVTSLKIPMIVAVTMNDTLEKKGVHLDLKALSKAFGVSFYFVNPRSGEGVEVLEKVLTDPSSYKIPEPDFSWDKKRTALIESVLSKLSVDDPDSVRFVLENSFKEFSGESLQTGLPSVGFFPEKTRDFIRSEWQKSKLEFSYGEELVQRSIWIKKLLSKAVSGSEIAEKGILGFADKILLHPIWGLTIFLGIMALVFQFLFTWSEVPMDWIEARISDLADWTGNYLPEGPVRSLIQEGMIGGVGAVLVFVPQISLLFLFIGIMEESGYIARASFLMDRFMGRFGLSGKSFIPLLSSAACAVPAIMGTRTIENKADRLTTILVSPLITCSARYPVYILVIGTVFSAEPVLGIFSPKVLALFGLFLLGMFTSMGAAFLFKKTFFRSEPAYFLMELPRYQLPSLKSLFFTVYKKIRAFIGNAGKVILFISIILWFLANYPRVEGSKTENLSPTQAKSLQISESYAGRMGKMMEPVLAPIGFGWKMGLGIITSFAAREVMVSTLSIVYGVQGEDSEDENLRSALRKDKDPETGKPVWTIASALSLLVFFAFACQCMSTLAVVKKETNSLFWPFFMFTYMTILAYTSSFLVFHFSKSLGWN; encoded by the coding sequence ATGAAATTATTAAATACTGAAATACAAACTCTGGAAACTAAAACGGAGAAGTTCCGGGTTTTACTTACGGGGAATCCAAACTGCGGCAAATCCACATTATTTAATAGGCTTACCGGTCTTAGACAAAAAACAGGAAACTACCACGGAGTCACCGTAGAAAAAGCGGAAGGAACTATCCATACGGAAGATAGAACCGTTCATATAGTAGATCTTCCTGGTGCATATAGTTTAGGCGGAGAATCGGAAGACAAACAGGTAACCACCCGCATTCTTCTTTCCAAGGGAACGGAAGACAAACTCATCTTCGTATTGGACGCTGTTGCGATAGAAAGAGGACTCCAATTTTTATTACAGGTTACTTCTCTAAAGATCCCTATGATAGTAGCGGTCACAATGAACGATACCTTGGAAAAAAAAGGAGTTCATTTAGATCTGAAAGCTCTATCCAAGGCATTCGGTGTTTCTTTTTATTTCGTAAATCCAAGATCGGGAGAAGGTGTAGAAGTTTTAGAAAAAGTTCTGACCGATCCTTCTTCTTATAAGATCCCGGAGCCTGATTTTTCCTGGGATAAAAAAAGAACTGCACTCATAGAATCAGTACTTTCTAAACTATCAGTAGACGATCCAGACTCGGTCCGATTCGTATTAGAAAATAGTTTTAAAGAATTCAGCGGTGAAAGTCTGCAAACAGGACTTCCTTCTGTCGGATTTTTCCCCGAAAAAACCAGGGACTTCATCCGCTCCGAATGGCAAAAATCTAAATTAGAATTTTCTTATGGAGAAGAATTGGTCCAAAGATCCATCTGGATCAAAAAACTCTTATCCAAAGCAGTTTCGGGTTCCGAAATTGCCGAAAAAGGGATATTAGGATTTGCGGATAAAATACTTCTCCACCCGATCTGGGGCCTTACGATCTTTTTAGGGATCATGGCCCTTGTATTCCAATTCTTATTCACCTGGTCGGAAGTGCCCATGGATTGGATAGAAGCAAGAATTAGCGATCTTGCGGATTGGACGGGCAATTATTTACCGGAAGGACCGGTACGTTCTCTGATCCAAGAAGGAATGATAGGTGGAGTCGGAGCAGTTTTAGTATTCGTTCCTCAGATCAGTTTATTATTCTTATTCATCGGGATCATGGAAGAAAGCGGTTATATCGCAAGAGCCTCCTTCCTAATGGACAGGTTTATGGGAAGATTCGGCCTTTCCGGAAAATCCTTCATTCCATTACTTTCCAGTGCTGCATGCGCAGTCCCTGCGATCATGGGTACGAGAACGATAGAGAACAAAGCGGATAGGCTCACTACAATCCTGGTATCTCCGCTCATCACATGTTCTGCCAGATATCCGGTTTATATTTTAGTAATAGGAACGGTTTTCTCAGCGGAGCCTGTTCTTGGGATCTTCTCCCCTAAAGTCCTAGCGTTATTCGGTCTTTTCTTATTGGGAATGTTCACTTCGATGGGAGCTGCGTTCTTATTCAAAAAGACTTTTTTCAGATCGGAACCTGCTTACTTTTTGATGGAACTTCCCAGATACCAATTGCCTTCTCTCAAAAGTTTATTTTTTACCGTTTATAAAAAGATCAGAGCATTTATAGGGAACGCTGGAAAAGTAATCCTATTCATTTCCATCATTCTATGGTTCCTAGCAAATTATCCAAGGGTAGAAGGTTCCAAAACAGAAAACTTAAGCCCTACACAAGCAAAGTCCCTGCAAATCTCTGAATCATATGCAGGAAGAATGGGGAAAATGATGGAGCCTGTCTTAGCGCCGATCGGTTTCGGCTGGAAGATGGGACTCGGGATCATTACATCCTTTGCAGCAAGAGAAGTAATGGTATCCACATTATCCATTGTATACGGGGTCCAAGGAGAAGATTCTGAAGATGAAAATCTAAGGTCAGCTCTCCGAAAGGACAAGGATCCAGAGACTGGAAAACCTGTTTGGACAATTGCGAGCGCTTTAAGTTTACTCGTATTTTTTGCGTTCGCATGTCAATGTATGTCCACTCTCGCAGTAGTAAAAAAAGAGACAAACTCTCTTTTTTGGCCGTTCTTTATGTTCACATACATGACAATTCTTGCATATACTTCCTCTTTTTTAGTTTTCCATTTTTCTAAATCTTTAGGCTGGAATTAA